A genomic stretch from Styela clava chromosome 5, kaStyClav1.hap1.2, whole genome shotgun sequence includes:
- the LOC144422847 gene encoding uncharacterized protein LOC144422847 has translation MSLTTPEDIVIPQTTSEPSVQTTPEPAVKTIRSGPCDGVVHLGKCYLVSLHTITDVNYYEAVAMCIKMSAKPADIIDSQQYELVFKYIRTLMFSTYATLWLAMTIDHSTNRVLLSNGAAAPYIHYIPGEPTKTETYTQIAIAVANPSRSSQGMFNAERSYSNNGVLCQKE, from the exons ATGTCTTTGACAACTCCCGAAGATATTGTGATTCCACAAACTACATCTGAGCCATCCGTCCAAACTACACCTGAGCCAGCTGTCAAAACAATTCGGTCAG GACCTTGTGACGGTGTCGTGCATCTCGGTAAATGTTATCTAGTTTCCTTACACACAATAACCGATGTCAACTACTACGAAGCTGTTGCAATGTGTATAAAAATGTCGGCTAAGCCAGCAGACATAATCGATTCCCAACAATATGAGCTGGTCTTCAAGTATATTCGAACACTGATGTTTTCAACATACGCAACCTTGTGGTTGGCTATGACAATCGACCACTCG ACGAATAGAGTTTTACTGTCAAACGGCGCCGCTGCTCCATACATTCACTACATCCCAGGGGAACCCACCAAAACTGAGACTTACACTCAAATAGCGATCGCTGTAGCAAATCCGTCACGTAGTAGCCAAGGAATGTTCAACGCCGAACGTTCGTATTCTAACAATGGAGTCCTGTGCCAGAAGGAATGA
- the LOC120344986 gene encoding uncharacterized protein LOC120344986 has product MHWNNVLNLTLFYLTIYLSSTGEKCWAPMLCNNIPVWEVFRECEMNEELRNRKKALEDQINQLASMITLLNGKLKTTTATTTENNAIHTLATDVKETTKPQEIDSVKTSSVTHRSGYTCKVSLDNSRRVLFYYEQRKHFNSPRFD; this is encoded by the exons ATGCATTGGAACAATGTTCTTAATTTGACGTTGTTTTATCTAACTATATATCTTTCTTCAACAGGAGAGAAATGCTGGGCACCGATGCTGTGTAACAATATACCTGTGTGGGAAGTGTTCCGGGAATGCGAAATG AATGAAGAATTGAGAAACAGAAAAAAAGCTTTGGAAG atcAAATCAACCAGTTGGCCAGCATGATAACGCTACTGAATGGAAAACTGAAAACCACTACAGCAACGACAACAGAAAACAACGCAATACACACCCTTGCCACAGATGTAAAAGAAACGACCAAGCCACAAG AAATCGACAGCGTGAAGACTTCTTCAGTCACCCACCGCTCTGGTTACACCTGCAAAGTCTCTTTGGACAACTCGCGAAGAGTTCTTTTCTACTATGAACAGCGTAAACACTTCAACAGTCCCCGCTTCGACTAG